A genomic region of Caloenas nicobarica isolate bCalNic1 chromosome 9, bCalNic1.hap1, whole genome shotgun sequence contains the following coding sequences:
- the LOC135992029 gene encoding SNF-related serine/threonine-protein kinase-like, whose translation MAGAQGCGEGKIAGLYDLERTLGKGHFAVVKLARHVFTGQRVAVKVIDKSKLAGEAAGQLLQEVRCMKLVQHPNVVRLYEVIDTHAKLYLILELGDGGDMFDHIMRHEGGLTEARAKHYFAQIVHAISYCHKLHVVHRDLKPENVVFFQEQEVVKLTDFGFSNRFQPGKMLTTSCGSLAYSAPEILLGDEYDAPAVDIWSLGVILYMLVCGHPPFQEANDSETLTMIMDCRYIVPPHVSAQCTDLISRMLQRDPKQRASLEQIEGHAWLQGVDPSPASRCLLPLTSHKRVSEEEHEIILQAMTCGNIADRDTIQEALEADRYNHITATYFLLAERMLREKQEKQGHRLSLVYNLAKEVQSRTNLSDTFSPASSAGGLSPFTEASSGLTTSPRLPPGGDIVGRQTPGTLLKVPAVDTTITKSTPALQQICEEEEEDEEEEEGRPSTMERKSSSLNQEQMRAFLRAHRPPGRGEVWGPGPELGGRGGRPGAAWAGKGASGGRGPLVARGDGAEVPRRGKNVELGGSLAEPPRERGDASLPQSGPAGVPRAQGAETTPTTLPGPMDKSPGPTSPASPARRSVENLGLGGTEGGAENVIKLDPGKSKGGSLRDRLLQFPLCEKALAFKIRPGSKESLLSLGQFNCCHVI comes from the exons ATGGCCGGGGCGCAGGGCTGCGGCGAGGGGAAGATCGCGGGGCTGTACGACCTGGAGCGCACGCTGGGCAAGGGCCACTTTGCGGTGGTGAAGCTGGCGCGGCACGTCTTCACCGGGCAGCGGGTGGCCGTCAAGGTGATCGACAAGAGCAAGCTGGCGGGGGAGGcggcagggcagctcctgcaggaggTGCGCTGCATGAAGCTGGTCCAGCACCCCAACGTGGTGCGCCTCTACGAGGTCATCGACACCCACGCCAAGCTCTACCTCATCCTGGAGCTGGGTGACGGCGGGGACATGTTCGACCACATCATGCGGCACGAGGGCGGGCTGACCGAGGCGCGGGCCAAGCACTATTTCGCCCAGATCGTCCACGCCATCTCCTACTGCCACAAGCTTCATGTGGTGCACCGCGACCTCAAGCCCGAGAACGTGGTCTTCTTCCAGGAGCAGGAGGTGGTCAAGCTCACCGACTTTGGCTTCAGCAACCGCTTCCAACCCGGCAAGATGCTCACCACCAGCTGCGGCTCGCTGGCCTACTCAGCACCCGAGATCCTGCTCGGGGATGAGTATGATGCCCCAGCTGTCG aCATCTGGAGCCTGGGGGTCATCCTCTACATGCTGGTGTGCGGCCACCCCCCCTTCCAGGAGGCCAACGACAGCGAGACCCTCACCATGATCATGGACTGTCGCTACATCGTCCCCCCGCACGTCTCGGCACAGTGCACGGA TCTCATCTCCAGGATGCTGCAGCGTGACCCAAAGCAGCGAGCCTCCCTGGAGCAGATCGAGGGCCATGCGTGGCTGCAGGGGGTGGACCCGTCCCCCGCCAGCCGCTGCCTGCTGCCCCTCACCTCCCACAAGCGCGTGTCCGAGGAGGAGCACGAAATCATCCTCCAGGCCATGACATGTGGGAACATTGCAGACCGGGACACCATCCAGGA GGCGCTGGAGGCCGACCGCTACAACCACATCACGGCCACGTATTTCCTGCTGGCGGAGAGGATGCTGCGGGAgaagcaggagaagcagggCCACCGCCTCAGCCTCGTCTACAACCTGGCCAAGGAGGTGCAGAGCAG GACCAACTTATCAGACACATTCAGCCCCGCAAGCAGTGCTGGTGGCCTCTCGCCCTTCACGGAAGCATCAAGTGGCCTCACCACGAGCCCCCGGCTGCCCCCCGGAGGGGACATTGTTGGCCGGCAAACCCCTGGGACCCTGCTGAAGGTCCCCGCCGTTGACACCACCATCACCAAGAGCACCCCGGCCCTGCAGCAGATCtgtgaagaggaagaggaggatgaggaggaggaggaggggagaccGAGCACCATGGAGAGGAAGAGCAGCTCGCTGAACCAGGAGCAGATGCGAGCCTTCCTGCGTGCCCACCGCCCGCCGGGCCGTGGGGAGGTCTGGGGGCCGGGGCCTGAGCTGGGGGGCCGGGGTGGGCGCCCCggggcagcctgggctgggaagggagcGAGTGGGGGCCGGGGTCCCCTGGTGGCACGGGGGGATGGAGCTGAGGTCCCCAGGAGGGGGAAGAACGTGGAGCTGGGGGGGTCCTTGGCAGAGCCACCCAGGGAAAGGGGAGACGCCTCCCTACCCCAGAGTGGCCCTGCTGGGGTCCCTCGGGCACAGGGGGCAGAGACAACCCCCACCACCCTCCCGGGTCCCATGGACAAGTCCCCAGGGCCCACGTCACCCGCCAGCCCAGCCCGGCGGTCAGTGGAGAACTTAGGCCTGGGGGGCACTGAGGGGGGTGCAGAGAATGTCATCAAGCTGGACCCGGGCAAGAGCAAGGGGGGCAGCCTGCGGGACAGGCTTCTGCAGTTCCCGCTCTGCGAGAAAGCCCTGGCCTTCAAAATCCGGCCGGGCTCCAAGGAGAGTCTCCTCTCCCTGGGGCAGTTCAACTGCTGCCATGTCATTTAA
- the AGRP gene encoding agouti-related protein: protein MLNVLLLCCGLLQGIQAILSADLSHSHLQKENGGLEGLDRAHYSSLLQKVKEMSAEPAGALPRLGLEPMAQEVQQADGDLVRRASTLEPQATSAELQAEGREERAPRRCVRLLESCLGQQIPCCDPCATCYCRFFNAVCYCRKISTASSCSKN, encoded by the exons ATGCTGAacgtgctgctgctgtgctgcggGCTGCTGCAGGGCATCCAGGCCATCCTCAGCGCCGACCTCAGCCACAGCCACCTGCAGAAAGAGAATGGTGggctggaggggttggacagagcCCACTACTCCAGCCTGCTACAGAAAGTCAAGGAGATGTCTGCAGAGCCGGCGG GAGCTCTTCCCAGGTTGGGGTTGGAGCCGATGGCCCAGGAGGTCCAACAAGCTGATGGTGACCTCGTGCGGAGAGCCAGCACGCTGGAACCACAG gCGACATCCGCAGAACTGCAAGCCGAAGGGCGAGAAGAGCGTGCTCCCCGCCGCTGCGTCCGCCTCCTCGAGTCCTGCCTTGGCCAGCAGATCCCCTGCTGCGACCCCTGTGCCACCTGCTACTGCCGCTTCTTCAACGCCGTTTGCTACTGCCGGAAAATCAGCACGGCTTCCTCCTGCAGCAAGAACTGA
- the SETD6 gene encoding N-lysine methyltransferase SETD6: protein MASAPKRRKTAAGSSARGKGSADPLSGFLAWCGRAGVELSPKVRLSREGAVAGYGMLAAEELEAGEVLCTVPRSALLSQHTCSIQALLREGQEALQSQSGWVPLLLALLHEYTASNSPWQPYFSLWQDFRSLDHPMFWPEEERTRLLRGTGIPEAVDKDLANIHLEYSSIILPFMESHPNIFDPKQHTLELYTELVAFVMAYSFQEPLEEEDEDEKGPNPPMMVPVADILNHVANHNANLEYSPQCLRMVTTQPITKGQEIFNTYGQMANWQLLHMYGFAEPYPGNTNDTADIQMVTVRKAALQRARSEAQQQLVSEQWDFLCQLEMVGEEGAFVLGWDEVLTEEELSVTLKVLCMSEEEFKEYKEQDGWEDDSEEEENSVLSNEALSRLKTPCKKLLYESVLLTLESYGSDLKAEQDLLNNKEIYEKLSRREQQALHVRYGQKRILHQLLELVH, encoded by the exons ATGGCGTCGGCCCCCAAGCGGCGCAAG ACGGCTGCCGGGAGCAGCGCCCGGGGGAAGGGCAGCGCCGACCCCCTCTCCGGCTTCCTGGCGTGGTGCGGGCGGGCCGGGGTGGAGCTCAGCCCGAAG GTCCGGCTGAGCAGGGAGGGCGCGGTGGCGGGGTACGGCATGCTGGCCGCCGAGGAGCTGGAGGCCGGAGAGGTCCTGTGCACCGTCCCGCGCAGCGCGCTGCTCTCCCAGCACACCTGCTCCATCCAGGCGCTCCTGCGGGAAG GCCAggaggctctgcagagccagtCCGGCTGGGTGCCGCTCCTGCTGGCCCTGCTACATGAGTACACAGCCAGCAACTCCCCCTGGCAGCCGTATTTCTCTCTCTGGCAGGACTTCAGGAGCCTGGATCACCCCATGTTCTG GCCTGAAGAAGAGCGAACAAGGCTCCTGCGGGGCACAGGTATCCCAGAAGCTGTAGACAAAGACCTGGCCAACATCCACCTGGAGTATAGCTCCATCATCCTGCCCTTCATGGAGTCCCACCCCAACATCTTTGACCCCAAACAGCACACGCTGGAGTTATACACGGAGTTGGTGGCATTTGTCATGGCCTACAG CTTTCAGGAACCtttggaggaggaagatgaagatgagAAGGGGCCCAATCCTCCCATGATGGTGCCTGTAGCAGATATTTTGAATCACGTGGCCAACCACAACGCCAACCTGGAATACTCTCCT CAATGTTTACGGATGGTTACAACACAGCCCATCACCAAAGGGCAAGAGATCTTCAACACATACGGGCAGATGGCCAACTGGCAGCTCCTACACATGTACGGCTTTGCAGAGCCATACCCGGGCAACACCAACGACACGGCCGACATCCAGATGGTGACAGTACGCAAGGCAGCGCTGCAGC GTGCCAGAAgcgaagcacagcagcagctggtctCAGAGCAGTGGGACTTCTTGTGCCAGCTTGAGATGGTGGGGGAGGAAGGTGCCTTTGTGCTTGGCTGGGATGAGGTGCTGACAGAGGAAGAGCTGTCTGTGACCCTGAAG GTGCTGTGCATGTCAGAAGAAGAATTCAAGGAGTATAAGGAACAAGATGGCTGGGAAGACGAcagtgaggaagaggaaaactCCGTCCTTTCTAACGAGGCTCTCTCCAGACTTAAAACCCCTTGCAAGAAGCTCCTTTATGAGAGTGTGCTGCTGACCCTGGAGTCCTATGGGTCAGActtgaaagcagagcaggaCTTGCTAAATAACAAGGAGATTTATGAGAAACTGAGTCGAAGGGAGCAGCAAGCTTTGCATGTGCGCTACGGACAGAAAAGGATCTTGCATCAGCTGCTAGAGCTGGTACACTAG